The Merismopedia glauca CCAP 1448/3 genomic interval CTGACTTCTGTACAGACGTAGCGTCTGTACGAATGACTTATTTTATAAATCCATCTCAGCCGCTTGGACTTTCTCTACTTGTTTCTTCTTAAGAATTAACATGACTTGAGATAGCATTACTGCGACTAAGAACGCAACCAACCATTGAATGCGGACGGGATCTTGAAGGACAATTTCTCCATCAACCTGTCCAAAACCACCTACATTAGGGTTGTTGGTTAAAGCATCGCCAGCTTTGACGGTTTGACCTTCGGAGACTACTAACTCTAAACCAGCAGGGATAGCTTCTACTTTAGCGTCACCAGTTTCTGGTTGAATGGTAACTTGATAGCCGCCATTTTCTACCGTTGAAACTTGACTAATTTTTCCAGCTACAGTAGCAGTATAAACAGTATTATTGGTCTTTTCACCCGTAGGATAGAGTTGACCGCGACCTCGGTTACCGCCAACGTGGACTGAATATTTACCAAAGGAAACACTCTTGTCGGTTCTGGGGTCTGGAGAGAGGACGGGGAAGACAATTTCTTGATATTGATCGCCTGGTAGGGGACCTACGATTACTACGTTGTCTTTGTCTTCTTTATATTTTTGGACGTAAACCCCTTGGGTTTTCTCTTTGAGTTCTTCGGGGATTCTATCTTCAGGAGCAATCTTGAAGCCTTCAGGTAACATCAAGACAGCACCGACTTGCAAACCACCTTTAGAACCGTCTCCTAAGAGTTCTTGAGCGCTTTTATCGTAGGGAATCTTAACTACAGCTTCAAATACTGTATCTGGCTTCACCGATTGAGGGATTTCTATTTCTGTCGGTTTAGCAGCTAGGTGACAGTTAGCGCAAACAATTCTACCTGTGGCTTCGCGGGGGGTTTCTGGGGCAGTTTGTTGCGCCCAGAAAGGATATGCGCTAGCTGCTTGAGGAAAGACTAAATCTTGAGTTAGGAAAAAGGTGAAGGTGGCGATCGCAACTAGTAAACCTTTAGCTATAGCCCGCTTAC includes:
- the petA gene encoding cytochrome f, with product MKKACISAKFTNSKRAIAKGLLVAIATFTFFLTQDLVFPQAASAYPFWAQQTAPETPREATGRIVCANCHLAAKPTEIEIPQSVKPDTVFEAVVKIPYDKSAQELLGDGSKGGLQVGAVLMLPEGFKIAPEDRIPEELKEKTQGVYVQKYKEDKDNVVIVGPLPGDQYQEIVFPVLSPDPRTDKSVSFGKYSVHVGGNRGRGQLYPTGEKTNNTVYTATVAGKISQVSTVENGGYQVTIQPETGDAKVEAIPAGLELVVSEGQTVKAGDALTNNPNVGGFGQVDGEIVLQDPVRIQWLVAFLVAVMLSQVMLILKKKQVEKVQAAEMDL